CCCGCGCCGGAAGAAGAAGAGCGAGGCGGCGAGGCAGGGGCCCGTCTCCTCAGACGTGGGCTCCGCAGAAGAGGACTCTGACACTCCTGCAGTCGTGCCCCTTTCTGAGTACGACAACGAGCCCTCGGAGCCCCCAGCAGAGGGCGCTGAAGACACCAAACCTGAGGCGTCGGAGCTGGAGGTGGCAGCCCCCCCCGCCGCGGCTTCCTCTTCTGAGGAGCGCTCGCCGTCCTGGATCTCGGCAGTCGTCGTGGAGGACCTCGAGGAGGACGCCAAGCAGCTGAGCGATATTCCCGAAGAAGGCGACACGGCCGGCACGCCCAAGTCCACAGACAACACTATCGCCGAGGACATCGTGGAGCTCACCTCCGAGGCCGTGACCACACTCGAGCAGCCCCAGGAGCCCTCCGCTGCTGCCGAGGAAACCGAGATGGTCTCCGCTGCGTCCCGCATCTCAGCGTCTCCGGTCACCTCCGGGGAGGCCACACCTGTAGCGGTGGAGGCTGATGTGAAGGTGGAGGCCGTTCTCCTGGAGGCTGTGGAGGTCGTCACGCCCGCCGCCACAACCGTGACCCTCGCTGAAGACCACCACGAGATCGCCACGGTGATCACAGACTcccagcaggtggaggaggccaCCAGTGCAGAGGAGGTGGCCGTCGTCCTGGTCCCTCACGAGAAGGCGGCGGCCTCCAACATCTGCACCGGCCTCAGCGCGGAGGTTCTGGAAAGCGCAGAGATCGAGATTCCTGCGCCCGCCGTGGTGGAGGGCGTCGGCGCCGTCGCTGAAGTCGTGGCAACCGAGGTGGTGGCGGTGGAAACCGAGGCTGAGCAGCCagaggaggcggcggcggccgcCACACAGGACGAGGTCCACGAGGCCGAGGTGCAGGAAGTCCAGACCGAGGAGGCCGCTCCTGCTCCGGTGGAGAACGCTGTTGAGGAGACCCCGAGGATGGAGGAGATCGGAGATGATGCACCGGAGACCGAGTTGGTCGACGAAATCGAGAAGGCTCCGGCGGTGAAGGTCGCAGTCGTCAGCGCGACCCCGGCAGAGGCTGAGCGCCTGGAGGAGCCGCTGGTAGTGGAggacaccctcaccctcaccctcaccccgcAGGTAGAGCCAGAGGGTCCCGTCGAGCCGCTGGTGGTGGGGGATGCCGTCTGTTGTCAGACGGTGGAGGTCTCAGAGGTGGCCGTGGTGGCAGAGgacacggaggaggagaagccGTTGGTTGACGACGCGGACGACGAGACTGCAGCAGCCGTGGCCGAGCTGGCACCAGCGGAGGAGGTCACCGAGGCGGTGATCCAGGAAGTGACCACATCCCTGTCGGCGGACGCACCAGTGGCTGCTGAGGGTTCCGAGGCCACAGAGGCCGTAATTGCGGTCGTGGCTCCAACAACAGAAGAATTTGCAGTTGTCAAGGAAACGGTGTGTGTCATCATCAGTTCTCCATCAGCAGAAACCGCTGACACCCTGACGGCAGAGATCAAAGACGACGATGTTGTCATGGAGAATGTAGCCGCTGAACCTACAGGGGACGAGGACGTcatccaggtccaggtccaggaaGAGGAGGTGACCTCAGCTGCAGCGGTGGTGGAAGCCAgcgtggaggtggtgtgtgtgtctaaggacaGCGTGGTCGTGGAAGAGGTGTGTGAGAAGGTCGAAGACGCTCCTGAGCCGATGCACGCCGAGCAGACGAAGGCGGAAGTCGTTGAGGAGCAGCAGAGCTCTGTGATCGTGCAGACCATCGTCCAGAACGTCAAGGAGAACGTCTCTGAGGAGATTAAGGACACTGTTGCAGAAGAAAAAACACCTAAAAGGATCAAAACCATCGTTCAAGCGGCTCAGTTCACGGAGGTGCTGCCGGTCTCGCTTCCCTTCAACATCGAGGCCGTGCAGGAGGAGGTCGCCGTGATGTCTGTGACCGGCATTGAGCTGAGCATCGAGGTGGTGCCACAGGAAGTGAGCATCGAGGTGGTGCCACAGGAAGTGAGCATGGAGCTGCCACAGGAAGTGAGCGTGGAGGTGCCACAGGAAGTGAGCGTGGAGGTGCCACAGGAAGTGAGCATGGAGGCGCCACAGGAACATGGGGAGTCTGAGCAGGAAGTCAAAGAAAGTgccgaggaagaggagaaggttGATACAAAGGTGGAGAAggccgaggaagaggagaaggccgaggaagaggagaaggccgaggaagaggagaaggtcgatacagaggaagaggagaaggcagCGGTGGAGGAGAAGGTCgatacagaggaagaggagaaggcagCGGTGGAGGAGAAGGTCGATACAGAGGAGAAGCAGATTGACGGGCAAAGCAAAGTCGAGACCGAACCTGAGCAAGTGACGCaagaggaacaacaacaacaagcgcCCGCCACAGAGGAACAACAAGCGCCCGCCACAGAGGAACCCAGCCCAGCAGAACCTACAGCAGAACCTACAGCAGAGGAACCCAGCCCAGCAGAACCTACAGCAGAACCTACAGCAGAGGAATCCATCCCAGCAGAACCTCCTGCAGCCCAGGAATCCATCCCAACTGAAATGACCGAGGCAGCAGCCCCATCGCAGATCGCCACACTGACCGAGAGCCAAGCAGATGCATCCAGCCTCGTCCCCACGGCAACCACAGATGCATCCAGCCTCGTCCCCACGGCAACCACAGATGCATCCAGCCTCGTCCCCACGGCAACCACAGATGCATCCAGCCTCGTCCCCACAGCCACATCTACTGACGGCCAGGTAGCCCAGGAGGCAGACATCAAAACAGCTGAGGAATCTGAATCTGAAGCCGGCGGCGGCGGTCTGGACACGCAGAGTTCCGGAGATGTTCTGGCTCCCGACACAGACATGAACGGGGACAGCGCTGCTGCTGTGGTCCAGGAACCtgcagggtcagaggtcagcgcTGTGGTCCAGGAACCGGCCGCAGACAGTCAGAGCCAAGCAGaggccccctccccctcccaggaTGCAGcagagcccccctccccctcccaggaTGCATCAGAGCCCACACTCAAGCCTGAGCCCCAGAATACGGTGAACGCACAGGAAGTGATGGAGCAGATTACGGTGAACGCACAGGAAGTGATGGAGCAGATTACGGTGAACGCACAGGAAGTGATGGAGCTGGTTCTGG
Above is a genomic segment from Clupea harengus chromosome 15, Ch_v2.0.2, whole genome shotgun sequence containing:
- the akap12b gene encoding A-kinase anchor protein 12b isoform X3, with the protein product MGATASTQQREAKSPEPAPAHEPELNELREAENLDDKVLQKNGQISISSLNQTDINGHSEDNTLSEVGQTDAAPQKEDIPDDSMITPENNEEAPQVNGETEEKSKSAADADVVMATEEKAGEVKGDAETSEEEVGFKKIFRFVGFKFTLKKDKNERREGPEPVKLLTVEKKEDEAEVPAAQVPAAEAEGEAKEEPSTEVTTATTEGKAGDTEEARSEAETTTATTAAESEADRTEAAPTEEVAEAVEAPEKEAEAPAAAESAVISPSAQETQSSFKRFFTQGIFSNLRKKTSFKKAKEEEEAAAKEKPAAAEEDIKEAEEKTEGQAEAAEATAAETPAEEKATEEPETATEAKPAEEPEEEPVQEEEPAAPEGLAAAVTPSEEKPKEQEVVAAVDTEATQEAEAEEAVPLAPTQEEAEETTEDQVAPGDAPGDAATEAELVSSQEKAKVQGSPLKKLFAGAGLKKRSAKKPKVKKEPETTKLTESSGELSSEQLQTSTESAESQRTANSGPSSPEESGEHVVVGKATTPEASPEASTSDGEKKKDSILPWASFKKMVTPKKRVKRSSDESEDEAAPAAAASDKPKSAATLSSTESAAEKPEEAKPTKSEEEETTDEPKAEKASSEATEEAEDEPKAEVSSEAKDEDEDEAKDEAKAEKAELAAEEEPKKKMDSSVSWEALICVGSTKKRARKTSDSEDDEDTTKLQEEEEEGQQQSGGEEKQQAKALLESSQEADDHENLASSPEPEGELVSTWESFKRMVTSSRKKKPEDRSSEDTSGAEQTLSDSEIPKEESSSSSSFSLKKLIPRRKKKSEAARQGPVSSDVGSAEEDSDTPAVVPLSEYDNEPSEPPAEGAEDTKPEASELEVAAPPAAASSSEERSPSWISAVVVEDLEEDAKQLSDIPEEGDTAGTPKSTDNTIAEDIVELTSEAVTTLEQPQEPSAAAEETEMVSAASRISASPVTSGEATPVAVEADVKVEAVLLEAVEVVTPAATTVTLAEDHHEIATVITDSQQVEEATSAEEVAVVLVPHEKAAASNICTGLSAEVLESAEIEIPAPAVVEGVGAVAEVVATEVVAVETEAEQPEEAAAAATQDEVHEAEVQEVQTEEAAPAPVENAVEETPRMEEIGDDAPETELVDEIEKAPAVKVAVVSATPAEAERLEEPLVVEDTLTLTLTPQVEPEGPVEPLVVGDAVCCQTVEVSEVAVVAEDTEEEKPLVDDADDETAAAVAELAPAEEVTEAVIQEVTTSLSADAPVAAEGSEATEAVIAVVAPTTEEFAVVKETVCVIISSPSAETADTLTAEIKDDDVVMENVAAEPTGDEDVIQVQVQEEEVTSAAAVVEASVEVVCVSKDSVVVEEVCEKVEDAPEPMHAEQTKAEVVEEQQSSVIVQTIVQNVKENVSEEIKDTVAEEKTPKRIKTIVQAAQFTEVLPVSLPFNIEAVQEEVAVMSVTGIELSIEVVPQEVSIEVVPQEVSMELPQEVSVEVPQEVSVEVPQEVSMEAPQEHGESEQEVKESAEEEEKVDTKVEKAEEEEKAEEEEKAEEEEKVDTEEEEKAAVEEKVDTEEEEKAAVEEKVDTEEKQIDGQSKVETEPEQVTQEEQQQQAPATEEQQAPATEEPSPAEPTAEPTAEEPSPAEPTAEPTAEESIPAEPPAAQESIPTEMTEAAAPSQIATLTESQADASSLVPTATTDASSLVPTATTDASSLVPTATSTDGQVAQEADIKTAEESESEAGGGGLDTQSSGDVLAPDTDMNGDSAAAVVQEPAGSEVSAVVQEPAADSQSQAEAPSPSQDAAEPPSPSQDASEPTLKPEPQNTVNAQEVMEQITVNAQEVMEQITVNAQEVMELVLEEVVKEVQPVSAEVATVS
- the akap12b gene encoding A-kinase anchor protein 12b isoform X2, with protein sequence MGATASTQQREAKSPEPAPAHEPELNELREAENLDDKVLQKNGQISISSLNQTDINGHSEDNTLSEVGQTDAAPQKEDIPDDSMITPENNEEAPQVNGETEEKSKSAADADVVMATEEKAGEVKGDAETSEEEVGFKKIFRFVGFKFTLKKDKNERREGPEPVKLLTVEKKEDEAEVPAAQVPAAEAEGEAKEEPSTEVTTATTEGKAGDTEEARSEAETTTATTAAESEADRTEAAPTEEVAEAVEAPEKEAEAPAAAESAVISPSAQETQSSFKRFFTQGIFSNLRKKTSFKKAKEEEEAAAKEKPAAAEEDIKEAEEKTEGQAEAAEATAAETPAEEKATEEPETATEAKPAEEPEEEPVQEEEPAAPEGLAAAVTPSEEKPKEQEVVAAVDTEATQEAEAEEAVPLAPTQEEAEETTEDQVAPGDAPGDAATEAELVSSQEKAKVQGSPLKKLFAGAGLKKRSAKKPKVKKEPETTKLTESSGELSSEQLQTSTESAESQRTANSGPSSPEESGEHVVVGKATTPEASPEASTSDGEKKKDSILPWASFKKMVTPKKRVKRSSDESEDEAAPAAAASDKPKSAATLSSTESAAEKPEEAKPTKSEEEETTDEPKAEKASSEATEEAEDEPKAEVSSEAKDEDEDEAKDEAKAEKAELAAEEEPKKKMDSSVSWEALICVGSTKKRARKTSDSEDDEDTTKLQEEEEEGQQQSGGEEKQQAKALLESSQEADDHENLASSPEPEGELVSTWESFKRMVTSSRKKKPEDRSSEDTSGAEQTLSDSEIPKEESSSSSSFSLKKLIPRRKKKSEAARQGPVSSDVGSAEEDSDTPAVVPLSEYDNEPSEPPAEGAEDTKPEASELEVAAPPAAASSSEERSPSWISAVVVEDLEEDAKQLSDIPEEGDTAGTPKSTDNTIAEDIVELTSEAVTTLEQPQEPSAAAEETEMVSAASRISASPVTSGEATPVAVEADVKVEAVLLEAVEVVTPAATTVTLAEDHHEIATVITDSQQVEEATSAEEVAVVLVPHEKAAASNICTGLSAEVLESAEIEIPAPAVVEGVGAVAEVVATEVVAVETEAEQPEEAAAAATQDEVHEAEVQEVQTEEAAPAPVENAVEETPRMEEIGDDAPETELVDEIEKAPAVKVAVVSATPAEAERLEEPLVVEDTLTLTLTPQVEPEGPVEPLVVGDAVCCQTVEVSEVAVVAEDTEEEKPLVDDADDETAAAVAELAPAEEVTEAVIQEVTTSLSADAPVAAEGSEATEAVIAVVAPTTEEFAVVKETVCVIISSPSAETADTLTAEIKDDDVVMENVAAEPTGDEDVIQVQVQEEEVTSAAAVVEASVEVVCVSKDSVVVEEVCEKVEDAPEPMHAEQTKAEVVEEQQSSVIVQTIVQNVKENVSEEIKDTVAEEKTPKRIKTIVQAAQFTEVLPVSLPFNIEAVQEEVAVMSVTGIELSIEVVPQEVSIEVVPQEVSMELPQEVSVEVPQEVSVEVPQEVSMEAPQEHGESEQEVKESAEEEEKVDTKVEKKAEEEEKVDTEEEEKAAVEEKVDTEEEEKAAVEEKVDTEEKQIDGQSKVETEPEQVTQEEQQQQAPATEEQQAPATEEPSPAEPTAEPTAEEPSPAEPTAEPTAEESIPAEPPAAQESIPTEMTEAAAPSQIATLTESQADASSLVPTATTDASSLVPTATTDASSLVPTATTDASSLVPTATSTDGQVAQEADIKTAEESESEAGGGGLDTQSSGDVLAPDTDMNGDSAAAVVQEPAGSEVSAVVQEPAADSQSQAEAPSPSQDAAEPPSPSQDASEPTLKPEPQNTVNAQEVMEQITVNAQEVMEQITVNAQEVMELVLEEVVKEVQPVSAEVATVS
- the akap12b gene encoding A-kinase anchor protein 12b isoform X1 is translated as MGATASTQQREAKSPEPAPAHEPELNELREAENLDDKVLQKNGQISISSLNQTDINGHSEDNTLSEVGQTDAAPQKEDIPDDSMITPENNEEAPQVNGETEEKSKSAADADVVMATEEKAGEVKGDAETSEEEVGFKKIFRFVGFKFTLKKDKNERREGPEPVKLLTVEKKEDEAEVPAAQVPAAEAEGEAKEEPSTEVTTATTEGKAGDTEEARSEAETTTATTAAESEADRTEAAPTEEVAEAVEAPEKEAEAPAAAESAVISPSAQETQSSFKRFFTQGIFSNLRKKTSFKKAKEEEEAAAKEKPAAAEEDIKEAEEKTEGQAEAAEATAAETPAEEKATEEPETATEAKPAEEPEEEPVQEEEPAAPEGLAAAVTPSEEKPKEQEVVAAVDTEATQEAEAEEAVPLAPTQEEAEETTEDQVAPGDAPGDAATEAELVSSQEKAKVQGSPLKKLFAGAGLKKRSAKKPKVKKEPETTKLTESSGELSSEQLQTSTESAESQRTANSGPSSPEESGEHVVVGKATTPEASPEASTSDGEKKKDSILPWASFKKMVTPKKRVKRSSDESEDEAAPAAAASDKPKSAATLSSTESAAEKPEEAKPTKSEEEETTDEPKAEKASSEATEEAEDEPKAEVSSEAKDEDEDEAKDEAKAEKAELAAEEEPKKKMDSSVSWEALICVGSTKKRARKTSDSEDDEDTTKLQEEEEEGQQQSGGEEKQQAKALLESSQEADDHENLASSPEPEGELVSTWESFKRMVTSSRKKKPEDRSSEDTSGAEQTLSDSEIPKEESSSSSSFSLKKLIPRRKKKSEAARQGPVSSDVGSAEEDSDTPAVVPLSEYDNEPSEPPAEGAEDTKPEASELEVAAPPAAASSSEERSPSWISAVVVEDLEEDAKQLSDIPEEGDTAGTPKSTDNTIAEDIVELTSEAVTTLEQPQEPSAAAEETEMVSAASRISASPVTSGEATPVAVEADVKVEAVLLEAVEVVTPAATTVTLAEDHHEIATVITDSQQVEEATSAEEVAVVLVPHEKAAASNICTGLSAEVLESAEIEIPAPAVVEGVGAVAEVVATEVVAVETEAEQPEEAAAAATQDEVHEAEVQEVQTEEAAPAPVENAVEETPRMEEIGDDAPETELVDEIEKAPAVKVAVVSATPAEAERLEEPLVVEDTLTLTLTPQVEPEGPVEPLVVGDAVCCQTVEVSEVAVVAEDTEEEKPLVDDADDETAAAVAELAPAEEVTEAVIQEVTTSLSADAPVAAEGSEATEAVIAVVAPTTEEFAVVKETVCVIISSPSAETADTLTAEIKDDDVVMENVAAEPTGDEDVIQVQVQEEEVTSAAAVVEASVEVVCVSKDSVVVEEVCEKVEDAPEPMHAEQTKAEVVEEQQSSVIVQTIVQNVKENVSEEIKDTVAEEKTPKRIKTIVQAAQFTEVLPVSLPFNIEAVQEEVAVMSVTGIELSIEVVPQEVSIEVVPQEVSMELPQEVSVEVPQEVSVEVPQEVSMEAPQEHGESEQEVKESAEEEEKVDTKVEKAEEEEKAEEEEKAEEEEKVDTEEEEKAAVEEKVDTEEEEKAAVEEKVDTEEKQIDGQSKVETEPEQVTQEEQQQQAPATEEQQAPATEEPSPAEPTAEPTAEEPSPAEPTAEPTAEESIPAEPPAAQESIPTEMTEAAAPSQIATLTESQADASSLVPTATTDASSLVPTATTDASSLVPTATTDASSLVPTATSTDGQVAQEADIKTAEESESEAGGGGLDTQSSGDVLAPDTDMNGDSAAAVVQEPAGSEVSAVVQEPAADSQSQAEAPSPSQDAAEPPSPSQDASEPTLKPEPQNTVNAQEVMEQITVNAQEVMEQITVNAQEVMELVLEEVVKEVQPVSAEVATVS